CCAGCGGCCAGCTCAGGCAATTCACCGGTGTCTCGGCAGTCTACGAGCCGCCGGATGCGCCCGATATCCACCTGCACACCGATACCGGCACGCCGGTCGACATGACCGATGAGATCATCGCACATCTGAGGAAGCAGGGCCTGCTCGCGGGATAGGCGCTCGGCAAGCCTCCCTCCTTGGGGTATAAGCCCGGCGATCGCGCCTGATTCATGGGACGCGGGCGATCTGGCCACTGCGAGACACGAGGCATGCGCATTCTTGTCACCGGCGGTGCCGGCTTCATCGGCTCCGCAGTCTGCCGCCACCTCCTGACCGAGGTCGGCGCGGAGGTGCTGAATGTCGACAAGCTGACCTATGCCGGCAACCTGGCCTCGTTGCGCGACATCGACAATCGGCCAGGCTACCGGTTCGTGCGGGCCGACATCTGCGACCGGCCGGCCATGGATGCCCTGTTCGCCGATTTCCAACCCGACGGCGTGATGCATCTGGCGGCCGAGAGCCATGTCGACCGGTCGATCACCGGATCGGGCGCCTTCGTGCAGACCAATATCGTCGGCACCTTCACCCTGTTGGAGGCGGCGCGCGCCTATTGGCAGGGGCTGCCGAGCGAGAGAGAGGCCTCCTTCCGGTTCCTCAATGTCTCCACCGACGAGGTCTATGGATCGCTTGGGGACGACGGCCTTTTCACCGAGGCCACGCCCTATGACCCGAGCTCACCCTATTCTGCCTCCAAGGCCGCCGCCGACCATCTGGCCAGCGCCTGGGCGCGCACCTATGGCTTCCCCGTGGTGCTGTCGAACTGCTCAAACAATTACGGCCCCTACCATTTTCCCGAGAAGCTGATCCCGCTGGTGATCCTCAACGCGCTCCACGGCAAGCCGCTGCCGGTCTATGGCGACGGGGGCAACATCCGCGACTGGCTCTATGTCGACGACCACGCCCGCGCCCTCCACCTGATCCTGACGCGCGGCCGGATCGGCGAGAAGTACAATGTCGGCGGCCGCAACGAGCGGAAAAATATCGATGTCGTGCGCCAGATCTGCGCGATTCTGGACCAGCTGAGCCCGGCGGGCCAACCGCATGACAGGCTCATCACCTTCGTGAAGGACCGCCCCGGCCACGACCAGCGCTATGCGATCGACGCGGCAAAGCTAGAGACCGAGCTCGGCTGGGGCGCCCGCGAGACCTTCGAGACTGGCGTGGAGAAGACCGTGCGCTGGTATCTGGAGAACGAGTGGTGGTGGCGGCCTCTGCGCGACAGCGTCTATGCCGGTGAGCGGCTGGGCCTTGCGCCCGCAGCCGGAGCCTGAGCCATGCGGATCGCCGTGACGGGCAAGGATGGGCAGGTTACCCGGGCTCTGCAGGCCGCGGCAGGCGGTGCAGTTGTCACGGTTGTCGCGCTCGGACGGCCGGAGCTCGACCTCGCACAACCGGACACTATCCTTCCGGCTCTCGCAGCCGCCGCTCCCGACATCATCGTCAATGCCGCTGCCTGGACAGCCGTCGATCAGGCGGAGGCAGAACCGGCACAGGCCCGCGCTGTGAACCAGACGGGCGCCCGTGCAGTCGCCGAGGCCGCCGCGCGCCTTGGCGTTCCCATCATCCAGATCTCGACCGACTATGTCTTCGACGGCGCCAAGCGCAGCCCCTATGTCGAGACCGACCCAGTCGGGCCGACCGGTGCCTATGGCGAAACCAAGCTCGCTGGTGAAATGGCTGTCGCCGCGGCCCAGCCCAACCATGCAATCCTGCGCACAGCGTGGGTTTTCGCGCCCGAAGGCAAGAATTTCGTGCGTGCCATGCTCAATCTCGCGCGCTCACGGCCTGAACTCGGAATCGTGGCCGATCAGCTTGGCAACCCGACCTACGCCCCCGACATCGCAGCCGGCATCATCGCGGTCGCACGCAATCTGGTGGCGGATAGCCGAGTCGACCTGCGCGGCGTCTTCCACATGACAGCTGGCGGCGAGACGACCTGGGCCGGTTTTGCGGAAGCGATCTTCGCCGGGTCGCGGGCCCGGGGAGGCCCCGCGGCAGGGGTCCGCCCCATCGCAACGGCCGACTATCCGACACCGGCCCGGCGCCCCGCCAATTCCCGGCTCGATTGCAGCAAGCTGGAGGCGCTCCACCGCGTCCGTCTCCCGTCGTGGCCCAGCGGGCTGGAGCGCTGTCTTGAGCGCCTTGTCCCCGCTGAATTTTCTCGTGAGGCGCCATGAAGGGCATCATTCTCGCCGGTGGCAGCGGCACGCGGCTGCATCCCATGACGATGGTGACATCGAAGCAGCTCCTGCCTGTCTACGACAAGCCGATGATCTATTATCCGCTTTCGGTGCTGATGCAGGCCGGCATCCGCGACATCCTGCTGATTTCCACGCCACAGGATTTGCCAAACTTCCGGCGCCTGCTGGGGGACGGCTCGGCCTGGGGCATTTCGCTCACCTATGCGGAACAGCCTCGCCCCGAAGGCCTGGCACAGGCCTTCATCATCGGCGCAGACTTTATCGCTGGTGGCCCTTCTGCGCTGATCCTCGGCGACAATATCTTCTATGGCGCGGGCCTGCCGGAGATCCTGCTCCGGGCGAGGGAACAGACATCGGGCGCGACGGTCTTCGGTTATCACGTGACCGACCCGGAACGCTACGGCGTGGCCGAGTTTGGTCCCGACATGCAGGCCGTCTCCATCGAGGAGAAACCGGCAAAGCCGCGGTCGAACTGGGCGGTGACGGGGCTCTATTTCTACGATGCGTCCGTGGTCGACATCGCCGCCAATATCAGGCCGTCACACCGCGGCGAGCTTGAGATCACTGACGTCAACCGCACCTATCTGGAACGGGGCGCATTGCGTGTCGAGAAATTCGGCCGCGGCTTCGCCTGGCTCGACACTGGAACGCCGGATTCGCTCGCCGATGCCACCAATTTCGTCCGGGCCCTGGAAAAGCGGCAGGGAACACGCATCTGCTGCCCCGAGGAAGTGGCCTACGAAATGGGCTTCATCGACCGCGACCAGCTACAACGGCTGGGTAAAGACCTCGCAAAGAGCAGCTATGGGCAATATTTGCTTGCGGTGGCAGATGGGCGTATCTGAGTGATATTACAGATATGAAATGCAGCCAAGAATGAACTACCGGCGTCGCCTTGTTCTTACCTGGCAACTCGCACTGCGCGAGATCGAAGCCCGCTATCGCGGATCGATCCTTGGCATGGCGTGGTCACTCATCAACCCTCTACTCACTCTTGCCGTCTTCACCTTCGTCTTTGGCGTGGTGTTTCAGGCACGCTGGAGCCAGAATCAAGCCTCTACCTTCGATTTCGCCATCATGACTTTCGCGGGTTTGATGGTGTTCAACGTCTTCGCCGAAGTGGTAGGCAAATCTCCGAGCCTCATCACGAGCCAGCCGAACTTGGTGAAGAAGGTCATTTTTCCGCTTGCGATCCTCCCCCTGATCACACTCACAGCAGCACTGTTCCATGCGGCAATTGCCCTTGCGCTGCTGCTCTTACTCCAAGGCATCTTCGGTTCTGGATTGCATCTGAGCGCGCTTGCGCTGCCAATCGTGCTCGCTCCGCTGCTTCTGTTCACAGTCGGCGCCAGTTGGTTCCTGTCCGCCCTGGGGGTCTATCTCAGGGATATTGGCCAGATCATCGGGCCACTCGTCACCATGCTGATGTTCCTCAGTCCCATCTTCTACCCGATTGCCGCCCTGCCGAGCTGGGTCAGGCCGATCGCCATTGCCAATCCGCTGGCCGTCAGCATTGAGCAGACACGTGATGCGCTGATCAATGGTCACTTGCCGGATCCCGGCATATGGGCACTGGCCATGGCAACCGGCCTCATATCGGCCGGTCTTGGCTTCCTGTTCTTCCGCAAGACCCGCAACGGGTTCGCGGATGTCCTCTGATCTCGCCATCATCGCGCACGACATCTCCAAGGCGTTCCGTATCTACGCTCGGCCCGAAGACCGCTTGATGGAGCTCGCCAGCATCGGGCGCATCAAGCGGCATCGCGAGTTTCAGGCGCTGCGCGGCGTCAACCTAGAGGTCCGCCGCGGCGAGACCGTCGGCATCATCGGTCGCAATGGCTGCGGAAAGTCGACGCTCCTGCAGATCATCTGTGGCATTCTTCCGCCGACGTCTGGGGAAATCAAAACCAATGGCAGGATTGCGGCTCTCCTCGAACTCGGCGCCGGCTTCAACGGCGAGTTCACGGGCCGCGAGAATGTGTATCTCAATGGCGGGATTCTCGGGCTGACTCGCGCGGAGATGGACAGCCGTCTCGAGGCGATCTTCTGCTTCGCGGACATTGGTGATTTCATCGACAGACCCGTGAAGACCTATTCAAGTGGCATGTTCGTCCGGCTGGCATTTGCAACCGCTATCAATGTCGACCCGGACATTCTCGTGGTCGATGAGGCGCTTTCCGTCGGAGACGAAGCCTTCCAGCGAAAGTGTTTCGCGCGCATCGAACAGATCAAGCAGCGCGGCAGCACGATCCTTTTCGTGT
This region of Phreatobacter aquaticus genomic DNA includes:
- the rfbA gene encoding glucose-1-phosphate thymidylyltransferase RfbA, which translates into the protein MKGIILAGGSGTRLHPMTMVTSKQLLPVYDKPMIYYPLSVLMQAGIRDILLISTPQDLPNFRRLLGDGSAWGISLTYAEQPRPEGLAQAFIIGADFIAGGPSALILGDNIFYGAGLPEILLRAREQTSGATVFGYHVTDPERYGVAEFGPDMQAVSIEEKPAKPRSNWAVTGLYFYDASVVDIAANIRPSHRGELEITDVNRTYLERGALRVEKFGRGFAWLDTGTPDSLADATNFVRALEKRQGTRICCPEEVAYEMGFIDRDQLQRLGKDLAKSSYGQYLLAVADGRI
- the rfbB gene encoding dTDP-glucose 4,6-dehydratase, yielding MRILVTGGAGFIGSAVCRHLLTEVGAEVLNVDKLTYAGNLASLRDIDNRPGYRFVRADICDRPAMDALFADFQPDGVMHLAAESHVDRSITGSGAFVQTNIVGTFTLLEAARAYWQGLPSEREASFRFLNVSTDEVYGSLGDDGLFTEATPYDPSSPYSASKAAADHLASAWARTYGFPVVLSNCSNNYGPYHFPEKLIPLVILNALHGKPLPVYGDGGNIRDWLYVDDHARALHLILTRGRIGEKYNVGGRNERKNIDVVRQICAILDQLSPAGQPHDRLITFVKDRPGHDQRYAIDAAKLETELGWGARETFETGVEKTVRWYLENEWWWRPLRDSVYAGERLGLAPAAGA
- the rfbD gene encoding dTDP-4-dehydrorhamnose reductase, translated to MRIAVTGKDGQVTRALQAAAGGAVVTVVALGRPELDLAQPDTILPALAAAAPDIIVNAAAWTAVDQAEAEPAQARAVNQTGARAVAEAAARLGVPIIQISTDYVFDGAKRSPYVETDPVGPTGAYGETKLAGEMAVAAAQPNHAILRTAWVFAPEGKNFVRAMLNLARSRPELGIVADQLGNPTYAPDIAAGIIAVARNLVADSRVDLRGVFHMTAGGETTWAGFAEAIFAGSRARGGPAAGVRPIATADYPTPARRPANSRLDCSKLEALHRVRLPSWPSGLERCLERLVPAEFSREAP
- a CDS encoding ABC transporter permease, translating into MNYRRRLVLTWQLALREIEARYRGSILGMAWSLINPLLTLAVFTFVFGVVFQARWSQNQASTFDFAIMTFAGLMVFNVFAEVVGKSPSLITSQPNLVKKVIFPLAILPLITLTAALFHAAIALALLLLLQGIFGSGLHLSALALPIVLAPLLLFTVGASWFLSALGVYLRDIGQIIGPLVTMLMFLSPIFYPIAALPSWVRPIAIANPLAVSIEQTRDALINGHLPDPGIWALAMATGLISAGLGFLFFRKTRNGFADVL